The DNA sequence GCCCGAGCAGCTGCTTTGCACCCTGCTGTGAAGGAGGACGGCTCCTACAACTTGTGTTCTGAATGTTCTTGCAGACTCTGGGTCACCTGGAGAAGGCGGTGGTTCTGGAGCTGACTCTGAAACACTTGAACGCTTTGACGGCGGTGACGGAGCAGCAGCACCAGAAGATACTCGCCCTGCAAAACGGTAAAGCAGCTGAACGTCCTGAGTCCTGCTGGactttaatgaacattaatggGTGGTGTGTCGAGCCTAGATTAAGCTTAAACCCGGACTAAGGAGGATTTCCAGTGATAATCAGCCCTGATGTTGCggtttaaattaataataaattaattaatcatAAATTAGGCTCAAACTTCGGTCTAATCACTGGTGCTGTTTAGTGGGCGGGTTGCTGGTGTGTTACCAAATGGCTAAACTAAGTGCGATCCATACTGATGCCTCCCCCCGTCCCCCCGTCCCTCTCTCTATTAGGTGACCGGTCGCTGAAGAACTCCATCCAGGCCGATTTGGACGCCTTCCACTCGGGCTTCCAGGCGTGCGCTCGGGAGGTGGTGCAGTACCTCGGTAAGGTGGAGAAGTGGACGAGCCGCGAGCAGCGCTGCACCCAGCTGGTGGACCACCTACACAAAGTGTCGGCGCAGCTCCTGCAGCACCCGCTGGCCAACGGTGACGGCCACGAGCGGGAGCGCGAGCGCGAGCGGGAGCGCGAGCGCGACGGTCACGCCAAAGACGGCCACGCCAACTGCGTGCCGGTCATCCAGAGGACTCAGCACCCGGAGCTGAACGAGAACGACACGGACACCGACAGCGGCTACGGCGGCGAGGCGGAAAAGAGTGACGGGCGGCCGGAGAGAGCCGGGGACAGTGGGGCGGTAAAGGGACTTAAAATCAAGCAGGAGTTCGGGGGCGACGAGCAGCGGCCGGCCAAAAAGCCCAAGCTGAGTTGGCCGGCAGGGGGCGCCGCGGGCACGGACGCAGCCTGCCGGCCGGAAATGGCTTTTATGAACTCTCTGATGGCGGGAATGGCAGGCGTGGGGCAGCAGGCGCCCTTCTGCATGCCCTTTTACTTCATCAACCCGTCAGCAGCCGCCTCGTACGTGCCCTTTCTGGACAAGAGCCACGTGGAGAAGCTGGTTTACCCGCTGGCCGCCCCTTTCCCCTGGCTCTATCCGGGGCTGCCCGCTGCGGCGGCCGCTTTCAACTCCAAAAGCTTCGAGACCCCATCCAATGATGAAGattcttctcctcttcctgctgACCTGGAGAGCCGAGCAGAGGCCTCCTCGCCAGCGGCTGGGGAGCACGGCTCAGATATGAATGAAAACACTGGAGAGCAGAGCCAAAGAGAGGAAAACGAGGGCACATAGGCCGCCTCTCAGTTCTCacctcgttttttttttttttggcttgtaaAATTGCGTAGCCTATTTATCCGTTCCTTAATTTAATGGTCGTAGAGTGTTCTGTAGCCCTGTAGTTGTTTCTATGGAGTTTCCTGACGAAGGCTGTACTTTCATTTCGtatcttctgtttttttaaaggaacattttGGCgcaaatcaaacacacactgggGTTTTTCTCGTAACCCAAATGTAGTTGATCGGCCAAGATCAGACTTGGGCGTCCAGCGTTGGCTTCtttggttacagtaatgtgagTAATACAAATACCAGATGTTGGGTGACTATAGAgtcccattacttgttagctacattagcctcatgtCTCCAGTGCAGAGCTAAAGAAGCCAGCTTTGCGCTCAAGCATGTTTTGGTCGATCTGCTACATTTCAGCTAAGGAGAACGTTGTGTAAATTTGATTCTGGACCAAACTGTTGCTTTAAGTTCTTGCAAAACAGGGTTTCATCGTCCAATTGGTCTTTAGCTTCTGTGGGGAGAATGACTGGGGGACGTTGTAACAACTTAGTGCCTTCTGCACTCAATCCTTGAGCTATTTTGAATGGAAATCGACAGTGATTGACAAAAGCCTACATGTCTGTCATTAAAGCCATTTTTAATCAATGGCATTAAGCGTCTTAAGCGAGAGAAAAAATGGTGTTCAACTGcagatttctttctttctttcttgttgttgtttgcTGAGGAAATGTAGTCTAGTGCAATACTCCATTAATGCTCTGTGAGCGACAACCAACTGCACCTCTTTTATCAAGGATTTGGACACATATTGGCCTCTTGGATGTACCGTATGATAGTGACCTCAAGCAAGCTGAAGCACCTGCTTTAGcaacttttttaattttttggtaAAACTACTGGATTGATAGTGAGGATCTGTTAAGCttttgttagatttttttttgtaatcaaTTTTCAGTGCTTGAAAAGAGTTACTTAAATACCTCAACATACTTTTAGCATTTAGATCAGGATCCGTTCATTCCTAGAGCGTCCTAGTCCTGGCGAGGGCGCTCCTCTGGCAGGGGCGCTGCAGTGACCTGAACTTTCTCAGATAGGATGGGAGTGGTCTCGTTTTTTTAatcagaaaaataaaagaaactcAGCAATCCTCTGACATACTGTTACGACAGCCCCCCGCTCTCTCCCCCCCGCCTCCCCAGCAACCCATTCGGACTGAAGTTTAAGTGAAAAAGGTGTGAAATGGCACTTGGCTTGGAAGCGACTGTGGTTTGAGGATGCTGATCCACTATCTCCAGCAGTTTTCTGACTTCAGGCCTATTGTCTACACTAAGGTTAAGGCTAAGCTGAACTAAATCACACCATCTGTGTGAGTCTGGGACTTACTGTGTGTCGGGGttatggggtgggggggtggaggtTCTCTATGTGTGGAGAGCTCCAGCAAAAACAAGAACCCAACAAGAAATCGTTAGCACCTTATGGAACTTTGATAATGAAtgtaatgtgtgtttttggtagATATGAAAGTTTGTAAATATTCTGATGACAAAAAAAGTAGATCTTTAATCCGCGAGGTAAAGTGCACTTGTTCATGCCTTTTCTGTTCCTTCAACACACTCCTCACGCATCTGTTTCTAATCCATCGCCCTTTGTATTCCaactgtaatatatattttcttaacACAATCCTGACCGACTGGCAACTCGCTGACTTAATCTGTCTCCAATAAATGTACAAATTCTGATCTATATAACAGCTACAGTCTCAGTAGTCCGAGTTCTTTCAGCCAGCTTTCAGAGTCAGGTGTCCAAAATGCTTTGTTGATAACTGCCTATGATTTCAGTAGCTGTCCGGCTAAAGCAGTGGAAGCGACGTATGTATTTTTGCCTTACTTAGCACAGCTTTCATCCACAACATGAGATGATGAGATGTAACCCTGGCTAAGGTCCCACTCAGCAGCCACAGCAGAGAACAGCTTATTATAGATATTAATATTGCAGGAAGAACAGCAAAGGCttttaaatagtaaaaaaagaaagtgtgtgtgtgtgtgtgtgtgtgcacacgtgtGTATTCACCACACTCTGTGCTACTAAACTCAGAGCTGCACCtgtggctgcagcagcagcagctgctgacTGGGACTTTATGTCTTGTGTAACATGCGGAGTGCATGTTGCTCTGCACGTGCCCACACAAGAATGCAGACGACCTTGGACTGGAGGAATGTAGGAGGGACGTGTTGATTTTACTACCTTGCGAGATTAATTGATTGGACTGTGACAAGGAGCTTTCCTGTTGTACTGAGTTTGTAATGTTCCTTTAAGTTCgttaggagggagggagaacGGTTAGAACCACCACCATTTCCTTTTGCGTAGAGTCCTTTTGTAGGCCCCTTCTCCTTAGCTTCTTTTGCCACAGCTGTCTCTTGGCCTAAGCAGCGGCATGTGTCATGTAAATAGATTGTGAATATGCTCAATGTCCGATGTTCATGTTGTAGAAGAAATCTATGGATTTTATAAAGGATAAAACTGAGCAACTGTtgcactttttttgtttttcgtTAACGCTTTACACTGTTGCTGTTCTAAATTATTGCCGCACAGTTGTCGAATAAACATACGCTCAAAGACTACCTGGTGTCTCCTTCATGCTTCATTTTGCCCCTTTTACTACACGCTCTACAACATACACCTCTGTAGTTTGCCTCTTTGCCTCAAACACCTGTTGTCCCACAAGCACGGTAGTATTACAGTCTTCCTAGATAGCTTTAAGAGAGTCTATTCAAAGGGATCACTGGAGGGCTTCACCAAGAGTTCCACCAAACCTTAAGTGAAACCACAGACATGTGATATACACTGTTTGCCTACACCCTCAATGAGGGTGCGGACGCTTCTGTCTACAGGGCAGTCTGGTTTCGAAAATATTCAAAAGCAGTCACATCGAAAGCCCTGACGGCTATACGACTCCTGTGTGCGGCCACTGAACGCCAGCTAAAGGTCACTGTACTGTAATGGTGTTGATGCTGGCGAGACAGACTGGGATCTTGCTATAGTCATTCCAGATCTAAGAAAGAAATCAGCTGACCTGGGAGCCACTGACTGGGCTTTCGGAATGTACAGTAAGCCAGGGTTTAGCTCCGGTCACGTGATATGCCAGGGATTAAAAAATAGACAGGATTGCTCACTTTTCACTGCAGGGGCAAAACAACATCAATTATGCATGAGTGGTGGATTTCTGATATCTCTCGGCACCCTTTAGAGCAACCTTATACAACATGTTTACGTCTGTTCCAGTAAGTACAACTGGATGACATCCACCAATTACATCAGCAGACCTGTAGGGCCCACTGAGTTTAATGTACAGTTAGTTATACAGTAGGGTTATACAACTATGTAGGACTGAGTCATAAGTCAGGACCCACCCACATACTGTAACTATAAAAATGACCAGTGACTTTAGACTTGTGGAGCTACATATGACATCATACACTGGTCTAATGGGGACAGAGTCATTTCATAATGGCAATGATGCtggctatatttatttatgtttatttattctgtAGAAACAGCAATAATTTGGGTACTGACACCTCAGTGAACTGTATAGGT is a window from the Salminus brasiliensis chromosome 13, fSalBra1.hap2, whole genome shotgun sequence genome containing:
- the bhlhe41 gene encoding class E basic helix-loop-helix protein 41, which produces MDERIARLQDRPFLDHADFLGVEYSSLYMCKSKRGMKREEGKDAYKLPHRLIEKKRRDRINECIGQLKDLLPEHLKLTTLGHLEKAVVLELTLKHLNALTAVTEQQHQKILALQNGDRSLKNSIQADLDAFHSGFQACAREVVQYLGKVEKWTSREQRCTQLVDHLHKVSAQLLQHPLANGDGHERERERERERERDGHAKDGHANCVPVIQRTQHPELNENDTDTDSGYGGEAEKSDGRPERAGDSGAVKGLKIKQEFGGDEQRPAKKPKLSWPAGGAAGTDAACRPEMAFMNSLMAGMAGVGQQAPFCMPFYFINPSAAASYVPFLDKSHVEKLVYPLAAPFPWLYPGLPAAAAAFNSKSFETPSNDEDSSPLPADLESRAEASSPAAGEHGSDMNENTGEQSQREENEGT